A genomic segment from Acipenser ruthenus chromosome 5, fAciRut3.2 maternal haplotype, whole genome shotgun sequence encodes:
- the LOC117403030 gene encoding dynein light chain Tctex-type 1-like, producing the protein MRIKWSTGSSNRSNMEEFQTGEETTFVVDEVSTIIKESVEGAIGGNAYTHSRVNQWTSNVVEQCLSQLAKLGKPFKYIVTCIIMQKNGAGLQTASSCFWDNSTDGSCTVRWENKSMYCIVSVFGLAL; encoded by the exons ATGCGCATTAAGTGGAGCACGGGAAGCAGCAACAGAAGCAACATGGAAGAGTTTCagactggagaggag ACTACCTTTGTTGTTGACGAAGTTAGTACCATCATCAAAGAG TCAGTTGAAGGTGCTATTGGAGGAAATGCTTACACGCATAGTAGAGTAAACCAATGGACATCAAATGTGGTGGAGCAGTGCCTAAGTCAACTGGCAAAACTAGGCAAACCTTTTAAATATATTG TGACTTGTATCATCATGCAGAAGAATGGCGCAGGGCTTCAGACTGCTAGTTCCTGCTTCTGGGACAATTCCACTGACG GAAGCTGCACTGTGAGATGGGAGAATAAATCTATGTACTGTATTGTCAGTGTATTTGGACTAgctctataa